A segment of the Bombus huntii isolate Logan2020A chromosome 14, iyBomHunt1.1, whole genome shotgun sequence genome:
ACTCTAGAAAAAggtaagagaaaagaagaatttcGGCAGAAACTTGATACGGATAAAACTTCCCCTTTGTTCGATGTTTCGTTTCTAACAAACGATATTGATGCGGTAGTTTTCTGTGTTTCTATGTTTCATTTCTGCGACTCACGATGTTCAACTAAAAATTCTTGGGTGAAATTGGCCGAGATTTTTGGATCGCAGCATCAACTTGCAAAGCGAATTTAAAGCCAACTCGGGGTCTCTTCAACTGTGTATTCTCGCCAACACTCGCGTAGCTTTTCACTACACGCGACCACGCCTTTGTATGCAAGATACTACCTAGTATCCCGGAAGTTGATCTCTGGACATGGTCGCCAGGAAATGTCTCCTCGCATTGCTGCTCGGAACTAGGCTTTGATTGTTAGACCTTCCTTCTCGAATTTATCGCGCGATGATCTCGAAAATGTTTCGAAGCTTTGCTATAGTCCTTCTTACATATTCTTCTTTTCAACgaactttgaaaataaatactCTTCTCTTCGACGTCCTAAATAACTCTCGTTTTTGGTCATTTCGATGAtctatttgaaaaaaatcaAGGAATATCATTGGAAGTCggttctttaattttattttgcgtaCAGTACACGTATAAAATTCTtacaattatatgtatatacacaaACCTAATATTCTCACTCCTAatcgtaattattttattaataataaaattcccTAACGCAGCGTCTATCGTTTAATCGAGGAGGAgtacaaattattttctccCTATTCTTCTCTGAGCACGAGACTATTCCGCGTTTACACGGAATGAaaaaaaacgaaggaaaatcgCAAGGAATTTAATTCAAATTCTTGAGGAACAAAACGTAACGCGATAAATATCTAGCAAGTAGAGGCCATGTAACGGTTGGCACGCTTCCACATCGGCCAAAATAAATTACACCGTATAAAAGAAACGTCATTCTAAATTACAAGGTTTATTAACGAGCAAATCGCTTAATGTATCTAAGCAAAATTGCCAAGTCAAAATGTACAGCGACTACCGAAATCTACGGTTATCGATAAAACTAGGTCTAAGACTGCGATCCATCTTCGATCATCGAGAACCGAATCGAGGAGGAACGTGTCATTAAGAAATCTGAAAATCGATCGTCACTCATCGAGTACTATCGTTTCGTATTTTTCCAGTCGGCAAAGTACTAACAGCTACCACTAATGTAGAGTGCTATCGTTCCGATGCGGCAGTCACTTCGTTTGCCCGAACTCCGAAATTCGTGGATAAACTCTGGCCTTTCTACGAGCGTACGTTTCCAGGTAATCTCTGCCTACGATTCTCTCCTTCTGCAATTGTGGCGCGGTAGTACCAAGGATATCTGAGTATAATTCTTCGGCAGTTTTTACTGGCGGGGGGCTGCAAGGATCCGGTACTTTCGCTTTTCTCACTTTCGCCATTTCTTCCTTCAGTTCCTCCATTCTTATATCCCCTTTCTCTTCTTTGCCTGGTTCTTTTGGTTCATCTGCCGTAGATTTCTTTGCCACTCTTATTTTTCTGGGACGTCGCTTCCTAATTTTGAGCAAAAAAAAATCGAAGTTTTACAAATTTTGATAAACATCTTTTTGCGATCAAGTTGGCGTATGTATTATCGGtatgtatatgtcggagatgaaaggtcACCGGGGCCTTCCTTTGGAATTCTTCGGAAAACCCCCAATATTTTAGCCTCTATAACTTAACTCGATtataattgttcgagatttgtgataatgagcttgggctcgaggcgacaacaagtcgctgaacgtagccgcggtcacgagATGAACGTTTTTACCTAATATAGggatggagtaattctatagctctccttaaaagaaatagttgtagcggcacgcgacagtaaacattccaacggtttctgtcccgtggctcgccacacacagaccctattcttcgggcAAGATGATTACCAAATGTAGATGCATCTtcacagtacatgttcggctagcctgAAGAgccgctataaatcttaggatttagttaactaaagtccttcaaacagacaaacagtctttgttccaactacgggaagataggggaaatctatttttctcacgaacgacgcttcccgctagcaactttccctcaagggcggctaACCACCTTCTCTAACCACCaacatggaaattgaccaattaacagcaacgtcaattttcCTCACTTTCCGAATGAAGGCATCTCTccacgaatccgatgatctcgtgtccttagacacactccatcatagttttcctctgcagcatcatcgtgacggaaagtcgtcattctctcgtgaggtcgtaTTAGCGAGTTACTTAGCGCCTTtacgctcggtggatattccacgttttaacaaagagttagtCCAGTAATACTTGTACCGTACATAAGCAAGTTGAGTACAACTTGGACTTTGGAGGAAAGCGTATTTTGttgtcccgttgaccgcggattcgttattgaacctaggatcattatCATTAGCTTCtggagtatctaattaccacggttacttgtcaaattctgcaataatcgtatttgcgctagtcaatgtcttctctattgcataacaacaatgtgtaatccaaatgaagattcgtttcacgcccctaaccctaatcataatgtgaacccgacatatatatcacTTATAATTCGGAATTGTTGCTTTACATGTAAAGTCGATGCAAATTTGTTACGCGGAAAGATTAATTTCCCTTTGACTTCGAGAAAAATGTAAGAAAAGTGTAAATCAGTATTTTTCTACGGATCCTGCAATTTCGAAACTTGTTCGTAAAAAGCACGAGAGAAAACAGGAAAGAAATTTCGATTAACTTTTTCCCGAGATCGATGTTTCCGACCTTTCCTGAGAAAAGAATGAATAAAAGTTTCTCATGAATCAACAATTCAAATAGCACGTTATGCATAACAAAAAGAGCCAAACTTTACATGTATCACGCAAAATTCGCGTGTTGATGAATCACTTGTAATTGATGCACGAACCAGATCAAAATCTCTTCTTTTTACGTTCTACTATCATGGTAGAACGATGATTGTCCGAGAAAAAATTGACAATTTTGATAACCGCGTGACATCGGACACGAAAACCTCGGTTTTAGTGAAAGTAAATTGCTTGTTCAAAATACCAACCGTACACTGGACAATAGCATCTTACCTGACCTTCACGGACAATCGGATAGTGCGCCTCTTCCACATTTCTCTAGCTACTTGAATCTCTGCCTTGGCCTTCAAGACATCCTCCCAGAGCTGCGTAGGCGGAGCGCGCATTTCCCTAAGCACATCGCCTTTCATCCTACGGCGTCTCCGCCTATCCGTCGAGGATCTAATAGAAACGGTAGAATCCTTGTCTAAAGtcgattttttcttttctttcggttTCTCTTCCCTTCTCCCTCCCATGCTGGGTCTCCAGCAACAGACTTTCGGTTTGCAAATCTCCCCTTCGCAAGTCTGTGGCAGCACGAAGAGTCGCTTGCgctttttcctcttctttgtCTTCTTGTCTATCTTTAAACTGAGATCCGGTAATACGTCCTCCCTCATCGATTGTATCGAACGTCGTACCGATAGTTCAAAGAGGGATATCGGTTCTTTCCAGGTTAGTCTTTCCGCTTTTTGAATTCCAACGGGCTCCTTTGACACAATCTTTTTTGCAGTCTTCTTCGTTTCGACAGCGACGGAACCGCGACCGCGACTGACCGAAGCTGGTCGCGAGGATTTTCGCTTTTTTTCGGTTTTCTTCGTTGAGGCAAATATATGTACAACAGGAATTATGTCTGGGTTGGTCTCAAGCGCGTAAGCTTCCACACCCTAACAAACGAATAACGTTTAGATAAATGTTCGATGAAGAATAGTCAATCCACTCTTTTGGCGTTTTCTAGTCTTATATGCTAAATTCAAAAACAAAACGACGTTGATTCCTATTTCTAGCTTTCATTTAAATCGAGTTTCGACGCAAGGTTTCATTCTTCGCTTGAATGGAGTGaaactttcatttttacatttttttggAAGCGTTTCGTTTCGACATCGTTACGCATATCAATGGGGGTCTCATTTTCCTAAAAGGTTTTCATTATCACATCGTTCCGACATGATAAATTTAATCCCCTTGCTTTTAAAAGGTATGAATCTAATTATTTTAGTACGAGTTTAATCCGAAAGTTTAGCGCTAATAAATTTGACACTCGACGAAAGTTTATTTTCTCATTTCGAAATCTTTCTGAATTATCGCGCACGAGTTATATTCGATAGtttttaacttttaaaataGATTTGAGTCACAGTTCGCGGACAATTTTCCGCTAAAAACCATAATTCGAGTAAGATCGACCAATTTCGTCTCTACTCGTTTATCACGTTTACCGCTTTGTAGAAATCTCGTTATATCAAGACTATAGAAATCCGAACGTCAACATTCTAAGATTTATAGAAAGTTGAGACGGATAACGGAATATTGAATCCACTGCATTACTTGTTGTACAGCGTCAAAGTATCTTCTCTCGGCCTCTGAAATCTGCAAACCATTGTCTCGagtcttcttcttttccttatATACAGTTCTCTCTCGATCCCTGATCATTTTAGAGTTCGGCTCCCTGCCTTTCGCCTTTCCCGATATTTTCTTTGGCCCCTTAAATTTGTTCTTGATTTTAACCTCATTATAATCCTCAGCCGCCATCTTCTGCGTCAATTTGATTTCCTTTAACCGTGAATCCACTGCCTTCGTAATTTTTGAGCATTTGTCTAAACACTGGTAAAAAGATCGTCTTTTCTCAAACTAACAAAAATGTTTAcgatataaaaagaattacgCGTGTTATTTAACTACcacatagaaaataaaaagaaaaaaaaactttatCGTTACTTGCAAGTGCAACAGACATTTGGAGATACAATTTGGAAGTTTAAGAGCGAATCTTGTGTTTATTTCGCGTTATTCGGAAGAATCTCGTCATTGATAAGGCGCATTTGGctaaataatgataaaaagaaTAGGCTGTACGCTTACCTCTGAAAGGACACCTCTGTCCTTTTTGTCGAACGACTGAAAGAAATCCGTTGGTTCGACCAGGAATACCTTACCGACGTAGTTGCCAATCGCCAAAAGAGCAGTTTCTTCGCACGGCGCGAGAGAAGTTAGCTTTTCATCGCATAACTGCAACGTGAAAACTGGTTCCCGAAGAGTTTGAAGAATGTCCCAGACTAACAACTGTCCAGAGCCAGTCGTTACGTAAAAAACAGAGTGCCTTGTCTTGTTCCAGCAGCCACCCGTTGGGTATTCTCGTAAGAATCTATTAGTGGAACAATTACATAAGTCAAATTTACGAAATAAGGATTTTATCGCATCTTTTAAAAGGATCTTGTATCATTGTCCCAATATGGCGTCgtttgaaagaatatttaattcgtACAGTGAATTTCCAAATTTGCTGTCTCCGTTATCAGGATTCGAAAAATTAAGTAGAAAATTCTACGATTAAATACGACAACGAATGTCCTCTTAATGTACCTCTAATGTACTTAATGTAAAATAGAACAGATGAAATTAATAACACGCGAAAACTAACATACGGAGTGGAAAGCAGACAATCTTCTCTGGTGTCTTCCGCCCAGATTCGAGCTCTCCAATCCCCGACGGTCATAAATATCGATGGATTGAAGACATTTCGATCGACTGACTTGACCGCACCAAAATGGCTTGTGAACCTAATCGCCATTTTCTCTGCATTCGATCTCGCTTTTCTCGATCCCGTTAAAATAACGCCGTTCTCCAAACCAAACATAAATTTGGCGCCCACCATCGGGCCGAAATTCAGGCATGAAACACCGATCGCGTGGTCCATGTTTGGCTCGTTTGGATTCTCGAAATCGATCATGAGAATTTCGGTTGGTTGTTGGAGATGTCGCGTGTCCCACCACATCGCGCAACCGTCAGTCGACGTCGAGAAAAATTCCGTATTACTTTTCGATGGTAACCACTTCACCGCGTTCGCGAATTCCCTGAAAAATTagtcgttataatatttagagattaaacgaatttctatttaaattccGTTTTCTTAGTCGAATTAAAAACGTGTTGAACTAGCAAAGATACCGAAGCTATCGTTTCTGCGAACATTCTCTATATTGCTCGGTATAAAGATAGAAGCGAAACTCAATAAAGGGAACCTTCGCACTAGAAACACATTCGACACAAAGCAAAATGAAACCTACGAAAAACATCCTGCGGACTCGAGTTACGGTGGTTTACGGATAAACAACGGAGACATAGAAATTTCTCGATATTAAGACTCGGAGTAAAACATTCTCTCGAGTAAATGTTCACCGACGAACGAACACTAAAGGTCCAGGAGAAGTCTTTGGAATTTTGTCCGATGTCGTCGCTTACCTGTGACTGTATTGCAAATTAGAGTACTGTACAGGCGTATTCCCGGTCCTGATATCCCAGTTACAGACTTGGCCCGTCATAAGACCGCTGGCAAGGACGGAAGGATCTCGAGGATTAAATTCACAACACACGCACGGTGTAGGAGGCTGCAGGCTCATGTAAGGTTCGTTCGGATTGTCTGTTCGTAGGATGACAGAAGCGTTTCATAATCCGGATTATgcggaagaaaaaaaaaagaagtctgCTATCTCGAGTGATTTTCATCAATTCTTTTGAGCCGCATCGTGACGAATCTTTGCGTGCCGCGTCGACCGAGCTAGTTGGATTTAAATGTCGGAGCGTGACTTTCATACACGTTACGCTCTTTCATCGGTATATGTGGATGGATACGATATTTATGAATGGaacatattatatgttatttcGTGTTCTTTTTCAACTCGTGTCGAAGAATTCTTTTTACTATTGCAAACAATTTTATCGAGATTATACGAATACAATGGCGTAATTAATCCTTAGTTACGATATAGCGCGACACAAAGAGACCGATACCCAACGGTAGATTATGTGTCGAAGCTATTGGTCTAGCGGTTAAAAACCGGCGGATAGGCAAGAATCCGAGCGGTTGAAATCCGGAAGAGCTCGTATCTCGTCACGGTTCCTCCCTCCCTATCGTGAGTGTCTACAATCTACACGACCTATGCTAAGGGATGCAAAGTGATGCAAATGCCTCATGATCTTCCTAATGCGGCGAAAATGGTGCCGGAGGGCTAAGATAGGAAAGCATAGTGAAGCTTTTCTTCTACCTACCGACCTGCCAGATGTACAGCTTTTTACTGTAATCTGGCACCCTCCCAAAGTCCAAGAAGCAGTAAGATACCACTATCCTGCTGCCAGAATCCGGAGACCAGGAGATATTGGTCACCGGCCTCTTCGGTGTCTCTGGATCATTGTACAAGTTCACGGTTCTGAAAAGCGATTTCCAGAAAATAATCGTTTCAAATATTACACCGCCTTTGCATTTCTGGCACGACAGCGATCGAATGACAAACCGCGCCAGATAAGCCCCAAAAACTAAAGATTGAAATCATCACTGAGTAGGGATCGATTTAAGGGGATGATTTATCGCAATGATACGTTAATCAAGTTTATaaggaatataaatttgttcgTAGGTTGGtccacgttattgaacttccgAGATTTTGTCTAAGCTGTTGCGAATATCGTAAGTTATGTCATTAATTCTCCTTGAATTTTATACTGGTAAACATAGCTTAAAAAATGTACTTTAGTTGCAACTTTATAACAAACTTTAGTTGCAGaattataatacgtataataaaaatatgaaagattAATTTCTGGTTGTTTAAGAAAGTTAATAAGTTGCTTTCGAAAGAATTTTAGAAAGATTTTTGATTAGTACAAAGGAAATTGATCGACAAAGAGTTATTGATTATGTGAGAGATCAAGTCGTGTGATATGTAGGAGCTAAATCGGATTTAATTTTAACGTCACTCACCTAAAGCCAAAAGGCTGTACCAAGGGCGTTGGTATCATATTGTCGAAATAATATTCGTGAATGTTCACCGTGCCATTCTGAAGAACATAGTGCTCCATCATCTGcgagaaaatttaatttaacctTCCTCTTAATTACCAATACAGTTGCAAAAGTTGAACGATTCT
Coding sequences within it:
- the LOC126872811 gene encoding dynein axonemal intermediate chain 2-like; this translates as MEIKRVYVKMRTEFGKQCMFDVHGPQMDAIIHPNPTDMNDYIKRSHCHVEVQHSKQLALHEVQTDSKTTKKSGMFHFEGGWPKDINPRDEETTMRFRRRIEKDDNWAPKLHYLFQMMEHYVLQNGTVNIHEYYFDNMIPTPLVQPFGFRTVNLYNDPETPKRPVTNISWSPDSGSRIVVSYCFLDFGRVPDYSKKLYIWQVDNPNEPYMSLQPPTPCVCCEFNPRDPSVLASGLMTGQVCNWDIRTGNTPVQYSNLQYSHREFANAVKWLPSKSNTEFFSTSTDGCAMWWDTRHLQQPTEILMIDFENPNEPNMDHAIGVSCLNFGPMVGAKFMFGLENGVILTGSRKARSNAEKMAIRFTSHFGAVKSVDRNVFNPSIFMTVGDWRARIWAEDTREDCLLSTPFLREYPTGGCWNKTRHSVFYVTTGSGQLLVWDILQTLREPVFTLQLCDEKLTSLAPCEETALLAIGNYVGKVFLVEPTDFFQSFDKKDRGVLSECLDKCSKITKAVDSRLKEIKLTQKMAAEDYNEVKIKNKFKGPKKISGKAKGREPNSKMIRDRERTVYKEKKKTRDNGLQISEAERRYFDAVQQGVEAYALETNPDIIPVVHIFASTKKTEKKRKSSRPASVSRGRGSVAVETKKTAKKIVSKEPVGIQKAERLTWKEPISLFELSVRRSIQSMREDVLPDLSLKIDKKTKKRKKRKRLFVLPQTCEGEICKPKVCCWRPSMGGRREEKPKEKKKSTLDKDSTVSIRSSTDRRRRRRMKGDVLREMRAPPTQLWEDVLKAKAEIQVAREMWKRRTIRLSVKVRKRRPRKIRVAKKSTADEPKEPGKEEKGDIRMEELKEEMAKVRKAKVPDPCSPPPVKTAEELYSDILGTTAPQLQKERIVGRDYLETYARRKARVYPRISEFGQTK